Proteins from a single region of Starkeya sp. ORNL1:
- a CDS encoding DUF1801 domain-containing protein, with translation MKKGAPTNGESPSRLIDARIKELDGWRGETLAHVRALIQQADPDVIEEWKWSVPVWSHHGIICTGEAYKATVKLTFAKGAALEDPTRLFNSSLEGNTRRAIDLREGVEIDAEAFKTLIRAAVALNRSSAK, from the coding sequence ATGAAAAAGGGCGCCCCCACCAATGGCGAATCCCCGTCCCGGCTGATCGATGCGCGGATCAAGGAACTGGACGGCTGGCGGGGCGAGACGCTCGCTCATGTCCGCGCGCTCATCCAGCAGGCGGATCCGGACGTGATCGAGGAGTGGAAGTGGAGCGTCCCGGTGTGGTCGCACCATGGCATCATCTGCACCGGCGAGGCCTACAAGGCCACGGTGAAGCTCACCTTCGCCAAGGGCGCCGCTCTCGAAGACCCCACGCGCCTGTTCAACTCCAGCCTGGAAGGCAATACGCGGCGCGCCATAGACCTGCGCGAGGGCGTCGAGATCGATGCGGAGGCCTTCAAGACGCTGATACGCGCCGCCGTGGCGCTGAACCGGTCCTCGGCCAAATAG
- a CDS encoding SOS response-associated peptidase, giving the protein MCGRVTQTSGELPGLVCFLGSDHDPRVVDAAGLERKRYNGAPSQDFWVIRRHPETGQNVRDRLRWGFEAPWMRAQKVRPQIIARSDRIATAPMFRDAYMKRRCLLPVDNFFEWDASIQPKQPYGVGLKSGLPFGIAAIWTGYQDTSGRWVRTFAVVTCAANERMARIHDRMPVILTIEGYERWLANIEPDPADLMVPYPSDETRIWPVGPRVNSAGNDDAGVLEPVGEDE; this is encoded by the coding sequence ATGTGCGGACGGGTGACCCAGACCAGTGGCGAACTGCCCGGCCTTGTCTGCTTCCTCGGCAGCGACCACGACCCGCGCGTGGTTGACGCCGCCGGCCTGGAACGCAAGCGCTACAACGGCGCTCCCTCGCAGGACTTCTGGGTGATCCGGCGTCACCCGGAGACCGGCCAGAACGTCCGGGATCGGTTGCGGTGGGGTTTCGAGGCGCCATGGATGCGCGCGCAGAAGGTGCGCCCGCAGATCATCGCGCGCTCCGACCGCATCGCCACGGCGCCGATGTTCCGCGATGCCTATATGAAGCGCCGCTGCCTGCTCCCGGTCGACAATTTCTTCGAGTGGGACGCCTCGATCCAGCCCAAGCAGCCTTACGGCGTCGGCCTCAAGAGCGGCCTGCCGTTCGGCATCGCCGCCATCTGGACCGGCTATCAGGACACCTCGGGCCGATGGGTGCGCACCTTCGCCGTCGTCACCTGCGCGGCCAATGAGCGAATGGCGAGGATCCATGACCGCATGCCGGTCATCCTGACGATCGAGGGCTATGAGCGCTGGCTGGCCAATATCGAGCCCGACCCCGCCGACCTCATGGTGCCCTACCCCTCGGACGAGACCCGCATCTGGCCGGTAGGGCCACGGGTGAACAGCGCGGGGAATGACGATGCGGGGGTGCTGGAGCCGGTGGGGGAGGATGAGTGA
- a CDS encoding SseB family protein — protein MTLAEFNPENDLERLIVAAKQGAVSIDAVLTVLAASDLFISSKSEVLQDGSGFEPLLQEYRDKPLVAAFSSLDRPHLHSAAASFVLQMTGREFFLRLPPTFGVILNPGYVTQLILEPHAVSDLKPSESRNRPRTQRQSDAATFCGDDCRREFLRWAQKSTMNWKFSDPPNVAVFTPRQIMKGEE, from the coding sequence ATGACCCTCGCCGAATTCAATCCAGAGAACGATCTCGAACGCCTTATCGTAGCGGCAAAGCAGGGCGCCGTGTCGATCGACGCGGTATTGACGGTGCTCGCCGCATCCGACCTCTTCATCTCCAGCAAGAGTGAGGTCCTTCAGGACGGCAGCGGCTTCGAACCGCTTCTCCAGGAGTATCGCGACAAACCCCTTGTCGCTGCATTCTCGTCCTTGGACCGTCCTCACTTGCACAGCGCGGCCGCCAGCTTTGTTCTCCAAATGACGGGGCGGGAATTCTTTCTGCGTCTGCCGCCGACTTTTGGCGTCATCCTCAACCCTGGCTATGTGACACAACTCATACTCGAGCCACACGCCGTGTCCGATCTCAAGCCTTCGGAATCTCGAAATCGCCCGCGCACACAACGACAATCTGATGCCGCAACGTTCTGCGGAGATGATTGTCGACGAGAATTTCTCCGATGGGCTCAGAAATCCACAATGAACTGGAAATTCTCGGACCCACCAAACGTCGCCGTCTTCACCCCCCGCCAGATCATGAAGGGTGAAGAGTAG
- a CDS encoding CsbD family protein, whose amino-acid sequence MGSTADKAKGMVNEAAGKVKQGVGRATGNRDLEAKGAAQELKGKGQKTIGKAKDAVKKAANL is encoded by the coding sequence ATGGGCAGCACGGCAGACAAGGCGAAGGGCATGGTCAATGAGGCGGCCGGCAAGGTGAAGCAGGGCGTCGGTCGGGCGACCGGCAATCGTGACCTTGAAGCCAAGGGCGCGGCGCAGGAATTGAAGGGTAAGGGCCAGAAGACCATCGGCAAGGCCAAGGACGCGGTCAAGAAAGCCGCGAACCTCTGA
- a CDS encoding DUF4043 family protein encodes MAETRATGTLSPSIWDDKFSTEFFQTNPFAAYAGTGTNNAIVMKEEFASKRGNGITFEFITNLVRGTLFDRQPLRGHEDQLGEYGDRIFWRLRKKGISMHELDQDFAAIDLRKAARGNLKTWSMEDVKWETIDRLGDVGANCDVPFATATAAEKNDWTNRNADRVLFGNSTANYSATFATAAGNIDTTNDILTRDNLSILKTIALQARPRITPIEVMERSNRRYFVAFAHPLVFRAFRKDTETVRSAVKVVDRNESIFLGGDLEYDGIVLHEVDDMPIYDNIGNGGADVSPVYLLGQEALGWAIKSRYASREQKDDYGQIEGLGMIGKWGMKKLCYSENFPNPAQDPTVLGKQRGVATGFFAAVGV; translated from the coding sequence ATGGCCGAAACCCGCGCCACGGGGACGCTTTCCCCGTCCATCTGGGACGACAAGTTCTCGACCGAATTCTTCCAGACCAACCCGTTCGCGGCCTATGCCGGGACCGGGACCAACAATGCCATCGTGATGAAGGAGGAGTTCGCCTCCAAGCGCGGCAATGGCATTACCTTCGAGTTCATCACCAACCTGGTCCGCGGCACGCTGTTCGATCGGCAGCCGCTGCGCGGCCATGAGGACCAGCTCGGCGAATATGGCGATCGCATCTTCTGGCGCTTGCGCAAGAAGGGCATTTCCATGCACGAGCTCGACCAGGACTTCGCCGCCATCGACCTACGCAAGGCGGCGCGCGGCAACCTCAAGACCTGGTCGATGGAAGACGTGAAATGGGAGACCATCGATCGTCTCGGCGATGTCGGCGCCAATTGCGACGTGCCGTTCGCCACCGCCACCGCGGCGGAAAAGAACGACTGGACCAACCGCAATGCCGACCGCGTGCTGTTCGGCAATTCGACGGCGAACTACTCAGCGACGTTTGCCACCGCCGCCGGCAATATCGACACCACCAACGATATACTGACGCGCGACAACCTCTCCATCCTCAAGACCATCGCGCTGCAGGCCCGCCCGCGCATCACCCCGATCGAGGTGATGGAGCGTTCCAACCGGCGCTATTTCGTCGCCTTCGCCCATCCCCTGGTGTTCCGCGCGTTTCGCAAGGACACCGAGACCGTGCGCTCGGCGGTCAAGGTGGTGGATCGCAACGAGAGCATCTTCCTCGGCGGCGATCTCGAATATGACGGGATCGTGCTGCACGAGGTCGACGACATGCCGATCTACGACAACATCGGCAATGGCGGCGCGGATGTCTCGCCGGTCTATCTGCTCGGACAGGAGGCGCTCGGCTGGGCCATCAAGTCCCGCTACGCCTCGCGCGAGCAGAAGGACGATTACGGCCAGATCGAAGGCCTCGGCATGATCGGCAAGTGGGGCATGAAGAAGCTCTGCTATTCCGAGAACTTCCCCAACCCGGCCCAGGACCCCACCGTGCTCGGCAAGCAGCGCGGCGTGGCCACGGGCTTTTTTGCCGCCGTCGGCGTCTGA
- a CDS encoding DUF6572 domain-containing protein translates to MTIDNFEVIDALGLSPSDDVVLLMIFDGWDWTDEWMHLVTLQEKINVYFGFVESGQVYENYPIAVGRQLCIDIIAKFPLPGVGEDFLKQASAAAGELGITIRHKVTP, encoded by the coding sequence ATGACCATTGACAATTTTGAAGTCATCGACGCCTTGGGTTTGAGCCCTAGCGACGATGTCGTGCTCCTTATGATCTTCGATGGGTGGGATTGGACCGATGAATGGATGCATCTCGTCACATTACAAGAAAAAATAAATGTATATTTCGGATTTGTAGAATCTGGACAGGTATATGAAAACTACCCTATCGCTGTTGGGCGGCAATTATGCATCGACATTATAGCCAAGTTCCCGCTCCCGGGCGTGGGTGAAGATTTTCTGAAACAGGCCTCCGCGGCAGCGGGCGAACTGGGAATAACAATCAGGCACAAAGTCACCCCATGA